AACCTTAGCTAGGATCAGGTTGTTCAGATGTGCCGCCCCGCCCAcccggaggaggatgaggagctaGTCGCCGCCTCCGTTCAGGCCGACcagctggacctggaggcggcggaggtggaggcggaggcggcagagcgcgcgcAAGGGCGCCTCGCGGTGACCAGGGCGGAAATCACCGACGCCAGGGCAGCGCTCGCAGAGGCGCGGACGGCGATGGCGGCCCCTCCACCAGCGGACACCATCATCCACGACATCTCCGACGACGACGATGCCGTACCCGGCCGCTTCGAGTTCGCCGACGACCAACGGGTTCTACTCGCGTCCTTCGAGACCCTCGCTGGGGACGCCCTGTGCCGTCAGGCTTGGGCAGTGGAGGAGGAAGCCCACAACTATGTGGTCGCCATGGCTCGCGGGTAAATGTGCTCCGACCTAGACTCCCTCCAGCggaggggcccttctcccgcgcgggtcgaccaGGAGAACCGAGAGCTGGCGAGCGTCgtcgccgccagggacgaagcggtggcggaggcggctaGGGGCAGGGCCCGCTTCCACGCCCAGCTGGCGGGGTTGCAGGCGGCATCCCAGGCGAATGAGGCGGTGGCccaggtggcggcggtggagagtCTAGTGGGACTCCTCCCTGGCCGAAGCCCTCGAACGCCGCTGCCGGCGGCAGGACGAGACATCTGATCGCCGTAGGCGGCAGCACGAGACGTCCGATCGCCGCGGTGTGCGGTGCAGAGTCCGTGAAGCGCTCCCGCTTTGACGACGGCGCTGGCCCCTCCGACGGCTAGTAGTAGGCCGCACGACAGCGAGTAGGTACAGCAGTTGTAGTTTTATGTTAACTCGACTAAGCATCATTGTAAAGATGGTCGTTAGtagtgaagaaatattttgcttacCTAGTCACTGACCGGGCCCGGGTGCACCGAACGCGGACACTTTCCacgaccgcgcagcgtccgcggTGCGCCAGGTTTACGTTGCCGTGGACGGTCCAGTCATTATGCTCCGCTGGACGTGCTACccgatgcatttttcggcacagcGGATGCAAACGTTTGTGTCGCTCCATTGGAGATGCTCCTTAGAACCAGGTGAAAAGTCACCTGTGCCCCTCAATCCTATCTTGTTGACCCAATTCACAAACTCACCCGACCTGCGCAGGTCGATTTCTTCCATGGCGCTGGCGATGCACACATCCCGCTGCCGGCCAACTGCACCACTCTCTCAGCAGCTCCCCTCCCCTAAACCGCCCGGATCCTCCTCCCGCCATCCATGGCTTCCCGTCCGGACCGCCCAAggcgagcagcgccgacagcgtggGACAACCGGAGCGGCGCTTCTTCCCCAGATGCTGCTCGTCCCAGACCCTCCCCCACTCCCCTCTGGTAATCCAGTTTCACTCCCTACTCCTCCTGCCCACCCTCTACTATGTCACCGTCCTTGAAAGTTGAAATTTTCCTAGCTCTGCCCCCAAATCGCAGAGCTCGCAGCCGCGGACGAGCTCGGGAAGGTCGGGGAAGGCGGCGCAGCGCGGGAGGGTGCTGGTGTCCAGGAGCATGTCTAGCTGACGCGCGGCGACGGCAGTTGTGCTATTTCTGTACGAGTCCTTGCTGCGGGCGTACAATGTGCCATCGTGTCGCGTGGATGAGTCGCATCTGCAGGTCGTCGTCATCGTCCAACATGCCGCATGGGTCGACAACAGGAAGACCCATTTCCGTCGGCGGCCGGGCACTTGGGCGACGCCGCCGCGGGTTAGTTCTCTCCCTCTTGGCTCTCAACCGGAGTTCCTACAGCGGCAACAAGTCGGATTTGAAAATCCGAATCTCTTCCACATTGTGGCCGCTACAAAAGAAATTCGGGCGATGCTCGTATCGTTCTTGGATTCGGACTACATCACCTACTCGGATCAGAAGTGATGCTTAGGCTGGTTCAGCTACCTTATAAGTGCAGCCAGGAGGAGCCTGCCTGTCGTCAGTGTGCTTCAACTGAGATCAGATAACACCTGTGGTTGGTGCGCAGAAGCAATTCGTCTTCCAAAAGACCTGGTTTTGCAGTTGCTCTCGTGAAGCCGTGAAGGCATCTAGCTTAGCCAGGATACTGATCTCGAGCCATTATGTTGAGAACTTTGCGTAAGCTCCTATCTGTTTCTTCCTGTTCGCTAAAGGAAATTCAGAGAAACTCGCCGCTTTTGGAAACTGAGGTCGTGGTCAGAAATTCGCCGGAGATTCCACAGGATGTATTGCTGGATATCTTTGCCCTCCTGGAGATCCCTGACCTCATCCGTGCCGGATCTGTCTGCTCGTCATGGCGCTCTGCGTGCACCACCATATTCAGCCAGCCTGAACTGTACAAAAGGCCTCAGACCCCTTGCCTCCTCTACACGTCCGAGTCTGCTGGTGAGAACGTAGCTTGTCTCTACAGCCTCGCAGAAAAGCGAGTCTACAATTTTACTCTTCCAGATCCGCCTATCCGCAGTAGGTATCTGGTTGGGTCCTCACATGGCTGGCTTCTTACTGCTGATGAGAAGTCCGAGCTACACCTTGTCAATGTGGCCACTGGTCAACAGATTGCTCTCCCGTCAGTAATCACCAATGAGAGTGTGAAGCCGATCTTTGACAACGCAGGCACAATTGACAAGTATGAGTTGTGGGACCCAATGCACGACATTGACTTAGACTTTCAATATATTGGTCACGATATGACAATTCATGCTCTCGATGAGCTTCGTGACGTCTTCTACCACCAATCTTTCATATTTCTTGATCCGTCCACAGGAAGCTACATTGTAGTTCTCATTCACGGTCTATCACTTCAGCTTTCGTTTGCAAGGGTAGGAGATTGCAAGTGGACCTTGCTGCCGCCAGGTTGGGACTACCAACAATGCATCTACACGGATGGTTTGCTGTACGCATTCACGAGATTCGGAAGAGTCGACACTTTTGATCTCACCAGTCCTACCTTCACAATGAATACAATTACAGATTGCATGAAGAATTATATCCCTGCGTGCATGTATGTTGTTCagactccgtgcggtgatctgctgCAAGTTCGCAGGGATTTTGACCTCATAGATACGGATGACAACAAGCTCATATGCAAGACCAAGAAAATATTGCTATATAAAGTTGATATGGCAGCAAAAGAGCTTGTGGAAATGAAGGACTTGCATGATCAGGTGTTGTTTCTTGGGTATAACCAGTCACAATCCCTTAGTGCTAAAGAATTTCCCCAGTTGAAGCCAAATTGTGTCTATTTCACAGATAGCGAGTCACATGTTTGGAAATATAAGAATTATTGCCGGGATATAGGTGTTCTCAACTTGGAAAATGACACCAGGGAAGAAATTTTACCTCAGCTTTGGTGCAGCTGGCCGAACCCCATATGGTTAACACCCAGTCTCGCAAGGATGAATTGGATTTGCACAAATACTTAGATAGATAACTTGTTGTAATTTTATAGCCCATTTCTTTGATGTCATTAGAACCTGTCCGGTAGGTTCATGTTGACCCAACTTTTCCAATCCTGTGGGCGCAAGCTATGACAACGGAGGCATGTTCCGTTTATCTTTTCTCCAAACATTAGTTGGCATATAGAGTATTTTTTACTTTCCTTTTCTGAACTGTCTAATACGTTTTCATTTAGAGTACATCTGTCTACACTACTAACCATTTGCATTACATTTTACCTTTTTAGTTTCCCTTTTCTTAAGATATAATCCTTGTAATAGTCAGGTTCCATTTAATTTGATAGTGTAGCTGAAAAGGCCGACAAACTAGCATGTAGACTGAACTCCAAGATTTTTAATGGGGAAGATTTACTTCATCCAAATTACAGTATAACATTAGTTTCTTACTGATACATTTTCTTAAAGTATGTTCAATAAATAAAGAACAGAAGTGGAAATATCTTTTGTGTTTTCCTATGTGTTACTGTGGAACAATCCTACTCTTTTGTCTTCATCTATACACAGGCATATCTAGCAGATTTCTCTGATATCATGCCTCTATTGTTACCAGTAAGGGACATTTTTATTCATTTGATGCTTTAATGCGCTTGAATCTATTATTAGATTatgtttttttgtattttattaaCCACAGGAGATCGAGGCCATTTTGATTTTTTACCCGAACCAATTTGCTTCCATGTTTCATTATTTATGCCTCTACCACTGTTCCATATTAAGATACTGTGGATGAAAAGTGCTTCTTCATCCTACCAGCAAAGTTTTTGTTTTATAGAGCTCGTTATCCTGAAGTGCAGCCTTTTGTCACAAGTCGGAGTTTCGTGCAAATTTTAATGATGCCCTGCAGCGTTCCATGTCAAATGtacttccttgctcttgccatgtGTTTTGTTCTCATTTTATGGTCTATATAAATTATGTATTCATGAAAATTTAATGAACATATTCTGAATGTGGACTCAGGCTCACAGAAACCACTGGACAGTTGATATTTATAATACATATGTATTTGATACTCCCTCAGGTTCACAAAAGATTGCCACTTTGGACAATAACATGGCCTTCAAGATGCAACTCTGACCACTAGTTTCCTACTCTAATATATAAAACCCAAGAAAATTAGAAAATTCTAGAAATGGTTTTCATGATAAATCTATGCATGTAAATTTCAATTCTCCAATCTAAAGATCTAAAACAGGATTTTCCGTCATTTTTTCAAAAATTTGAATGAAATAATGCTGAAACCGCCACTTATTTGTGaaaggggggggggtggggggggggcaaCTTTCCACTGTAAAGCAAGGTATCTTAAACAGCAATTTCACTATTCATGTCTCAACCTACTTTGTCCCTGTAGTTTCTACATTAAAAGTTCCACAAGAATTTCCATACAACTACAAACTTTTGAAGTCTTATGTGATGTTTATGCAATGCTATGACTTGTCAACAAATCTAATTTTGAATCTGGTTAATGATATTTTTTTGTGTGTGCATCTGTGTATTGATTGTTTAGCAATTTGGGAtctttttttttgtcttggatattaTGAGGGCTGGATGAGTGTCAACGAGACTCCATGACTTGCAGTTCTATTTCTCCTTTCTGTGCACAATGGTTACCATTCGAGTATTATGTTAAGCAGATGATGAGCGGATTAGCTTGAGTTTTGCTCTCTAGGTCAGTCAGTATTTGTGGCCTTCTCCTCCGGCCGCTCAAAGGCGTCGACATTCTGAAAGTTTGGTCTGGCCTCTGTTTCTCAATGAATCCTATTTGTTTTCCTGAAAACAAGATCTCCATCCACTAAAATTTCAAGCGATTTTGCAAGGTAAAAATGTCATTGTACTGTTCAAACTTTTTAAATTCTGCTTAGAAAGTTCTTCCTTTAAAATCTGTATAAACGAGTAGTGGATCCACACCACTTACCCATGTACTAATATTCATCTCCTGTACAAGTTAACATTCAGAATGTAAACAGAAAAGTGGATCCTACATGGTACTAAGGTGGTCATTATCTAAGAACATATATATGGACCTAAGATTGATAATCCTTGAACAACCTTCTTAAGTTTGCATGATACCAGCGACCACAGCATGAGCACTATACTATACGGCATACAAATTTAGTGCCAAAGTATCAAAAATTCATATCTTGCATTTT
This region of Lolium perenne isolate Kyuss_39 chromosome 2, Kyuss_2.0, whole genome shotgun sequence genomic DNA includes:
- the LOC127335648 gene encoding F-box protein KIB4: MLRTLRKLLSVSSCSLKEIQRNSPLLETEVVVRNSPEIPQDVLLDIFALLEIPDLIRAGSVCSSWRSACTTIFSQPELYKRPQTPCLLYTSESAGENVACLYSLAEKRVYNFTLPDPPIRSRYLVGSSHGWLLTADEKSELHLVNVATGQQIALPSVITNESVKPIFDNAGTIDKYELWDPMHDIDLDFQYIGHDMTIHALDELRDVFYHQSFIFLDPSTGSYIVVLIHGLSLQLSFARVGDCKWTLLPPGWDYQQCIYTDGLLYAFTRFGRVDTFDLTSPTFTMNTITDCMKNYIPACMYVVQTPCGDLLQVRRDFDLIDTDDNKLICKTKKILLYKVDMAAKELVEMKDLHDQVLFLGYNQSQSLSAKEFPQLKPNCVYFTDSESHVWKYKNYCRDIGVLNLENDTREEILPQLWCSWPNPIWLTPSLARMNWICTNT